The genome window AAAGAACAAAGGCGTGTTCAATAACATTTTCAAGCTCCCGGATATTTCCAGGAAAGGAGTGCTGCATAAAAAGATGCATGACTTCATTGGAAACGCTTTCGATATTCTTTCCCATCTTGGCATTGAACTGATGTATGAAATGCTCCACAAGAAGAGGAATATCCTCCCGCCGCTTTTTAAGAGGCGGCAGAACCATTTTCATGATATTCAACCGATAGTAGAGATCGTCACGAAACGTCCCCATGGCTACGAGGTCCGCGAGCGTCCTATTTGTCGACGCAATGATCCTGACATTGGCTTTAATGGGTTTGATGGAACCAAGCGGTTCGTATTCCTTCTCCTGCAGGACCCTCAGCAGCTTCACCTGTAATGCGGTGGAAATCTCGCCGATCTCATCCAGCATTATCGTCCCACCCTCGGCAAGGGCGAAGCGACCGGGTTTATCTTTCTTAGCATCGGTGAAAGCGCCCCGTACATAACCAAACAACTCCGATTCGAGCAATGTGTCCGGCAATGCGCCGCAATTGACGACAATGTACTTTTTGTTTTTTCGCGGGCTGAGATTATGGATCGCTTTCGCAAAGAGCTCTTTACCGGATCCACTCGGCCCTTCAATCAGGACCGTGCTTTCGCTGGTTGCAATATCCTGCATAATTCCGAAGATACGTTTTATTTCATGGTTCTTGCTGATGATATCTTCAAAAGAGTATTGTTCACTGATTTCCTTTCTGAGAATTTCTATGGCGGATAGATCCCGA of Candidatus Eisenbacteria bacterium contains these proteins:
- a CDS encoding sigma 54-interacting transcriptional regulator — encoded protein: MARPHTEVILDSIADGVFTVDKDWNITSFNRAAERITGVSKRQAIGQKCFDVFRADICQTACALRQTMETRKNLVDHRINILNSDGRQIQLSISTAVLRNDKGAIVGGVETFRDLSAIEILRKEISEQYSFEDIISKNHEIKRIFGIMQDIATSESTVLIEGPSGSGKELFAKAIHNLSPRKNKKYIVVNCGALPDTLLESELFGYVRGAFTDAKKDKPGRFALAEGGTIMLDEIGEISTALQVKLLRVLQEKEYEPLGSIKPIKANVRIIASTNRTLADLVAMGTFRDDLYYRLNIMKMVLPPLKKRREDIPLLVEHFIHQFNAKMGKNIESVSNEVMHLFMQHSFPGNIRELENVIEHAFVLCHETTIERRHLPLEILAGEARDAGGRGAEGFPLQTKDHTAHGPAQAGVSAGDPIQAAKLRVIVDVLHKHHGNRRRTAEELGIHKATLWRWMQKYGIRYP